A segment of the Caviibacter abscessus genome:
AGTAGTAGTATATAATTCACTATTAACTTTCATAAATCTTAAAAATATTGGAGCAAATACATTTATTGATATAAATATTAAAACAGATAGTATAGAAAATAATTTTAAACATTCCTTTGAATATTTATATGCTTTATCTTTATTATTTTTACCAATCTCATTTCCTATAATAACTGCTGTTCCACTTGAAATACCAATAAATAATGTAAATATTAAACCACTTATATTTGTTGCTATTTGTACACTTGAGAAAGCAATTGTACCAAGTTTACCATATAACATAACTTTAATCGAAAATGCTAAAGACCAAAATACTTCATGTACAAATGTTAAAGATGAAATACTTACTAATTTTGAAATAAAATTGAAACTAATCTCTTTTATTTCATTTTTATATGGAATAATCGGTATTTTTTTGTATAAAATAATAATAATTACATATATTACTGTTATTATTCTTGAAATAAGGGTTGCTGTTGCTGCACCTAATACTCCAAAATTAGGTATTAAAATTAAATTTAAACTTATATTTATAACTAAACCTGTAATAGAAGCATATAACGAATACTTTGGCATATTTGTAGCTCTAAACATCATTGCAATTGAAAATCCTATTGCATGTAAAGGAAAAGTATAAATTATAAGTCTAAAATATGTTTTTGCAAGTTTTATTACAGTTACATCTTGTGTATAAAAACCAATTATTTTTTCAGGCATTATAATTCCTAGTACTATAAAAGGAAGAGAAAACATAAGACCTACAATTAAAGTAATTGCCATAATTTTTCTAAGACTCTTGTAATCTTTTGAACCAAAATATTGTGCTGCTAAAATATTAGAACCACTTAAAATTCCATATAAACTTCCGGTAAATAAGAAAAAAATCTGATTTGATACTCCTAATGCACTTATTGCAGATGCACCAAGACCAAGTGCAGGATTTTCTTTACCTACCATAAAAATATCTATAAAATTTATTAAACTATATACCAAATTTTCTAAAGCAACCGGTATAGAAAGATACATAATCTTTCTATATAACCAAGTATTATTTTTCATCAATATCCTCACTATTTTCAAAAATACCAAAAATTAAAAGATGATCTGAAACATATTTTCTAATATCTTCATAATTATTTTTAGTAAAATCATATACTCCAAAAGTATTTGTAAACTCTTTGGTTTTTTCTAAATTTAAAAACATATTATCATATGAATTTGCTAAACCTTTTTTAGATAAAGTAGTTTTATTTTTTTCAGGATTTATTATATTTACCATATTTTTCTTTTTTAAATTCAAAAAAGCCTTATCATTTGCAGGTAAATTAAAGTCACCCAAAATTATGATATCTTCCTCATTTGTTTTATCTAAAAAATAATCATATACTTCTACATACTTAGAAGCTTCTATCATTCTTTTTTTCGGGTCATCTCCAAATATTGAATGAACCGGAATTAAAACAAAATCAAATTTATTTGATTTAATATAAAAAGCTGATGGTTCCCTTATAAAATCATCTTTTTTATCATTGTAAACTCCAATATTTTTTATTTCATTTACTTTTGATTTTTTATAAATTATAGCATAATGCTCTTTATATTTCTTGCTTCCTACTGCTTTTGAAAGTATGTAATCGTATTCTTTTCCTAATTTCTCATTTAAAGTAATTATACCATCTTCATTCATGACTTCTTCTAATGCTATTATATCAAATTTTTTTATTATTTTAACTAAGGCTTTATAATCTTTTTTTGATTCTCCAAGTCTTGCAATATTAAAACTTGCTATACTTATTTTTTCTGAAAATGTAATAAATGAAAATAGTAGTATTATAAAAATTTTTTTCACTGTCAAAACTCCATTGTAAAAAATGGCACTTAGTCGTGCCTTATTAATTTGCTCTTTCCATATATTCGCCAGTTCTTGTATCAATTCTTATTTTATCTCCAATTTCTACAAATAATGGTACTTGTAATACATATCCTGTATTTATAGTAGCTGGCTTAGTTGCTCTACCTATTGTATCCCCTTTTAATCCAGGTTCAGTGTATGTAACTTCTCTTACAACTGTATTAGGTAATTCAACACCTACTGGAGTTTGCTCATACATTAATACTTGTATTACCATTTCTTCTACTAAGTAATTTACAGCATCTCCTAGTTCTTCTTCTCCAAGTGCTATTTGTTCAAATGTTTCTTGGTTCATAAAATTATATTCTCCGTCCATTTGATATAAAAATTGCATTTGGAATCTATCTAGTATAATATCATCCATTATTTCTGTTGATAATACTGTTATTTCTTGTACTTTATTACTAATTAAATCTCTTATTTTAAATTTCATTTCAGCTGCTCTTGCTTTTTTACCTGATGTAGATTGATGTCTCTCAGCTTTTAATATTATGTATGGTACTCCGTCCTTTCTGTATGTACTTCCTTGTCTTAGTTCCATTGCTGGCTTCATATTTTATCCTCCTTAATTTATCTCATATACAACAGTTACTATAACTGATAATTTATTTTTTTCCTTAAAAAATCTACCTTGTAATATTTTTCTAACATCGCCTAAGTCATGATTATTAGCTTTAACTAAAGTATATGCCTTATTTTTAGCATCTTTCATTGCTTGTGATAATAATTCCTTTTTATCATCATCAGTTTCACTCTCATATGTATTTACTATATCCAAAACTGTTATATCTTTTATTTGAAGTGCTAATAAATCCAAACTTTCTTTAATTTTATTTAATTTTTCAATACTTACATTATTAAATGTCAGTGTTTTATATATTTCATAGTCTTTTACACTACTACTTCCTTCTTTAAAGTTTGCTTTAGCTTTTACATTACTTTCAGTATATGTTTCACCATTTTCAAGAACATTTTTTATATTTTGTTCCTTTTCAAATAATTCATCATAAGCTTTATTTATATCCTTTGAATTAACGTAAATACTTACATCAAAACTATATTCTTTAATTTTAAATTCTTTAACAGCATTTCCTCTTACTGTTATAGTTTTATTACTTGTATTGTTTCTTTCTATTGCATTTGCAATTATTGCCATAGATATTATGGCACCTAATGCTAATACTATTGCCACTATTATATTTGACATTTTATTCATCTTCTAATCTCCTAATAACAACCGAAATAATTGATATACTCTTGATTAATTGTTGAATTTTCCCCGTGTCCCGGATATATCGTAATATCTTTTTCCATTGATAATATTTTATTTAAACTATCTCTTAATTGTCTTGCATCTCCTGTTGGAAAATCCGTTCTTCCATAAGCCATATTAAATAAAGTATCTCCTGTAAACATAACTTTATTTTCCTTATCATAAAAACAAGTACTTCCTTTTGTATGTCCAGGTGTTGAAATACATTCAAATCCAAATATCATATCTTTATCATTAAATAAACTAAGTTCGTACTTATCATCAAGTTTAAATTGTTCATCTATCCAGTAAGATAATGACAGTATATGATTATAGAAAAATTCCTTATCCTTTTCATTTACATAAACCGGAACCTTTTTATATTCTAAAACTTGTGGTGTTCCAATAATATGATCAAAATGACCGTGAGTTATTAATATGCATTTTAAATCAAGATTATTTGATTTAATATACTCTATTAATCTACTCATATCCTTTCCACCTGAATCAATAATAGCACATTCTTTATTTTCACGTATAACCAAATAACTGTTACAATATGTTATTTCATCATAAAACAGTTTTACTTCCATTATTATCTCCTCTCATGTGAAGATCTAACTGTGGATATGGTATTTCAATATTATTTTCATCAAATTTCATTTTTACTGTTTCAAGTAGATAAAATTTAGCATTTGCATAATTTTCACTTGATACATAAACATTAAAAGCAAAATCTATACTTGATGTGTTAAGTGCACTAATCCCTATAATAGCTTTTGTATCTTTTAATAATAAAGGGCAATCTTGTGCAATTTCATTTAGTATATTTTTGACTTTTTCTATATTTGAATTATACCCTACTGATATTACTAAATCCAATCTTCTTTTAGGATCTCTTGTTATATTTTTTATCTCAGTATTAATAA
Coding sequences within it:
- the efp gene encoding elongation factor P, encoding MKPAMELRQGSTYRKDGVPYIILKAERHQSTSGKKARAAEMKFKIRDLISNKVQEITVLSTEIMDDIILDRFQMQFLYQMDGEYNFMNQETFEQIALGEEELGDAVNYLVEEMVIQVLMYEQTPVGVELPNTVVREVTYTEPGLKGDTIGRATKPATINTGYVLQVPLFVEIGDKIRIDTRTGEYMERAN
- a CDS encoding MBL fold metallo-hydrolase, which encodes MEVKLFYDEITYCNSYLVIRENKECAIIDSGGKDMSRLIEYIKSNNLDLKCILITHGHFDHIIGTPQVLEYKKVPVYVNEKDKEFFYNHILSLSYWIDEQFKLDDKYELSLFNDKDMIFGFECISTPGHTKGSTCFYDKENKVMFTGDTLFNMAYGRTDFPTGDARQLRDSLNKILSMEKDITIYPGHGENSTINQEYINYFGCY
- a CDS encoding MATE family efflux transporter; its protein translation is MKNNTWLYRKIMYLSIPVALENLVYSLINFIDIFMVGKENPALGLGASAISALGVSNQIFFLFTGSLYGILSGSNILAAQYFGSKDYKSLRKIMAITLIVGLMFSLPFIVLGIIMPEKIIGFYTQDVTVIKLAKTYFRLIIYTFPLHAIGFSIAMMFRATNMPKYSLYASITGLVINISLNLILIPNFGVLGAATATLISRIITVIYVIIIILYKKIPIIPYKNEIKEISFNFISKLVSISSLTFVHEVFWSLAFSIKVMLYGKLGTIAFSSVQIATNISGLIFTLFIGISSGTAVIIGNEIGKNNKDKAYKYSKECLKLFSILSVLIFISINVFAPIFLRFMKVNSELYTTTLSVIRSESFVNLFKGYSVIFLIGILRAGGDIFYPLIIELGFMWIIGIPITYFALLYKLPIAIVYLLSWLDDLFKLYPCVKRYLSKKWITNLTKEVKQ
- a CDS encoding SIMPL domain-containing protein (The SIMPL domain is named for its presence in mouse protein SIMPL (signalling molecule that associates with mouse pelle-like kinase). Bacterial member BP26, from Brucella, was shown to assemble into a channel-like structure, while YggE from E. coli has been associated with resistance to oxidative stress.), coding for MNKMSNIIVAIVLALGAIISMAIIANAIERNNTSNKTITVRGNAVKEFKIKEYSFDVSIYVNSKDINKAYDELFEKEQNIKNVLENGETYTESNVKAKANFKEGSSSVKDYEIYKTLTFNNVSIEKLNKIKESLDLLALQIKDITVLDIVNTYESETDDDKKELLSQAMKDAKNKAYTLVKANNHDLGDVRKILQGRFFKEKNKLSVIVTVVYEIN
- a CDS encoding endonuclease/exonuclease/phosphatase family protein; this encodes MKKIFIILLFSFITFSEKISIASFNIARLGESKKDYKALVKIIKKFDIIALEEVMNEDGIITLNEKLGKEYDYILSKAVGSKKYKEHYAIIYKKSKVNEIKNIGVYNDKKDDFIREPSAFYIKSNKFDFVLIPVHSIFGDDPKKRMIEASKYVEVYDYFLDKTNEEDIIILGDFNLPANDKAFLNLKKKNMVNIINPEKNKTTLSKKGLANSYDNMFLNLEKTKEFTNTFGVYDFTKNNYEDIRKYVSDHLLIFGIFENSEDIDEK